A region of the Culex quinquefasciatus strain JHB chromosome 1, VPISU_Cqui_1.0_pri_paternal, whole genome shotgun sequence genome:
gagaAAAATCAACACAAAATATGAAAGTAAAGAAAAAATCGGCACTTACACTCTTCACGTAACGATGCTACAGTGACTTGGGCTATCTCGAGTTGGTCTGAAATCCGAGCCGCGGCCAACAGTCCATTTTTGGCATCCGcaagctgctgctgcagctgtCGGATGTCCCCTTTTAGGGCCATTTCCCTAGCCTGGGCCTGCTCCAAGTCCCGCCGAAtggccagtgttgccagctcgATGTCGCGTTCTTTGTCTGAAAAAATAAGAATCATATTATTATCTTCCTCCTTTAACGTGTAACTGTCAAAGAACACTGAAACAAATCAACACCCCAGTTCAATCACTTACTGTTTTGAAACTGCTCGAGCGCCACCTGCAGGTTCGTCAGCGAGGCCAGGTTCTTGTAGTCGCGGTCATCGGCCGCGCTCAGTTTAGCCGCCAACTCGTCCCGCTGTTGCTGCAACAGGTGATACTGGGCCTGCAGCGTTTCGGCGTGCTGATTCGCGCGAATGCTGACGACGACAGTAAGCAAGAACGAAGAAAAATGAGTCAGCATTGCAGCGGTGAGCTACCGGCGCGGGTTCGGTTTTTGTGggataataataattataagcGACTCTCGACCCAATTAGCCGGAATggttatgggatttttttttcgtgtgcccAACGAAAAAGCACAGCCAAACAATGGGCACCCTCAGTCAGTGATGTGGGGCGTACGTACGCGTTCACGTATGCAAAATTGCAATTATTATACGGCGTGATGACCTTTCCGAAAGTGGGCTCAAGGGTAATGACAAGATTGCCCGCACGGTATAACGGATTTGCAGACAAAAGTGGGAAGGAAGTCGCATAATCTTTGAATCTTGAACATTTTTTCCCCAAATAGGGTGATTTCGGTTAAGAGTAAACTTTTAACTGTAAAAgatgacaatattgacaaataCTTGTCAACCAACTCGAATTTTCAGCTCATGTCAAATCACCATACCCAAAATAAACAATCTAAAAGTGAGGTTAACAACCCCAATCAAACTCACCTTGCTGACTTTTGCGCATTGCTTGACCTCTTGACGTCTTCCTCCAGCGTTTGCAGCTTTCCTCTCGCTTCATCGTACCGCTGCTGCAGCTCGACCGTCTCCAGCGTATGCGCTTCCTCGATCTCCAGCAGATGCTGCCTCAGCCGCTCAAGTCTTTCGCCAGTCCGTTTTTCTGCTCAATCACCTCTTGCTTTTCCTGCTGTAGCACCTTCTGGTTGTTCTGCTCGATGAGCAGATTGTTGGTCAAGATGTCGGACTTTTCCCGCAGGAACTGAATCTGGTCGGCCATTTTGTCAAAGTCTGCGAGCTTTGCCGTTTCCGCTTCCAGCTGCGCAAGCCTCTCCCGCAAGCTGGAACATTCGTCACTGTCCGCCTTTGCCTCGTTTTTGGCCGCTAGTTCGGTTTGAAGCAGCTGACTTAGCCTTTGAATTTCCGCGTGATACTGAACGTTCTCGTTGTGCTTGACCGTCACCAGCTGCACGAGGTTGTCCTTTTGCTGCGTGATGCCTTCGACAGCCTGTGTAAGTTCCGCCACTTTGGTGGCGTTCGACTTTGAAGCCTCTTCGAATTCTACCCTTACTCGATCCAGTTCCTCGACCACCTTAGCCAATTTCTCCTCAACCTCGTCTTTCTCCACTGCCAACACAGTAGCTTTGCTCGCTTCTGCTTCCAAACGCTCTTCTAACACCTTGGCAGCACCTTCGTTTGTCGTTTCGCTAGCAGTCTCCGATACGCGCAGCAAATCTGTCTGCAGTTGCTTGATTACGGTTTCTTTCGCTTCCAGCTCCGCTTTGCATTCGGACAGCTTTGCTTCCGAGTTTCGCGTGTTCTCAATCGAAGTTTGCTGAAGTTGCTGCAGTTTCAGCACAAGACTAGCGTGATCCTCGTTAAAGGTGCTCAACTGAGCCCGGAGATCCTCCACCTGCAGCTTGTGTTGCTCCAACTCATCAAGTTCCTCCGAAGTGGATTCTTTCGCCTTTGCTTCGTTCACCTCAAACAAAAGATGCGCTTTCTCAGCTTCCAGCGCTTCCACAGTCATCCGCAAATCGTACACTATCCTCGTCTTCTCTTCGAGTGTTTTCTGGTAGTTTTCAACCTTGGCGTCCAGCTCTTCTCGCTCCTCTAAAACCTCCTCCAGTTTCTTGTTTACCTCCTGGTACTCGTCTTCAAGACTCTTGTTGAGCATGGTGCTTTCCTCCAGCTGTCTCTCCAAAATCACAATGCTATCCTCAGCATTTTCATTGATTGTCTCCAGCTTTTGCACTTCAAGTTATCAATCTCCGCAATCAGCAAGTCATTATTCTTCATCAAGTTTCCGCACTCCTTCTCGTACTGCATCAAGTCAGCCTCGAGCGTATCCTTACTGTGCTGAATCCTCGAGTTTTCAGCCTTCACAAAGTTGAGCTTCTCTTGCCACTCCTTCTCCTTGGCGTCCAGTTGCACCGAGTTGTCGATGATCACACTGCGCAGTTCGTTCTGCAGCTCGCTTACCTCTTGCTGAAGCTGAGCCACCTGCGTTTCATCCGGCTTGCGCTCCTCAAGCTTCTTTTGTAGCACCAGGTTGTCCTCCTGTAGTCGATCGCAGTCCGTTTTCCACCGCTCAACTTCCGCGGTTAGCGCTTCGTAGTTCTTTCGCAGCTCTTCCAGTTCCGTTTGATCGAGTGCCACAAAGGCATCCTCTTCGGATTTGCGCTTGAACTCTTCCAGCTCTCGCTTCAGTTGCTTGCATTCGTCTTCGGCTATGGCGAGTTGCTCGCTCTGTGTTGTCATTTGTTCTAGTTTCTTACCCAGCTGCTCGTTTTCGTCCTTTAATGTTGTTATTTGCTCGTCCAACTTTGCATTTTCTCCCGCTAGTGAGTTGAGCTTGTGATCAACTGCCTCCGAAGAGTTTTGCGATTcctcaagagttttttttagttccGTAATTTCACCCTCCAACCCAGCTACCGCATCAATGTTCTCCACAACGATCCTCTCTAGCTCGGCCTTCAGCCGGACACTTTCCTGGCAAGAGTTTACGTAGCTCTGCTCGAGCTTTCCGTAACTTACCTTCAGCTCGTCCAACTCTTTAGTAAGGCTCGCTTCACCCTGCTTGATGCGAAGCTCTTCCTCGAGTTGTGAGCACCGGTCCTGCAGGCTTTTCTTTGCCGTCAGCAGATTTTCCACCACCAGCTCGTGCTGTCGATCGAGTTcctcgatgttctcgttgagcTCGCGATTCTCACCGCTCATCTGCGTGAGATTTTCATTGAGCAGTGCATTCTCGAGCATTTGCTTCTTCAGCTGTTGACTCTTGTCCGTCAGCTGACGGTGTAGCCGCTCGATGATCTCGCCCTCGGTTGCTGGCGGTTCCAGCGGAATGGTGGTCAGGTCGGCTCCCGAACGAGGTGAGTCATTTTCGGGATCGTCGTCTTTTTTGGAGGATGACGATGTGGACGAGACGTTTTGTTCCGGGTCCCAGAACCAGCTGTCCTCGAGGGCGGACGCTGCGGGCACTGGCGGTTGATGCGCGGATGTTGACGGACCGGCATTCTGATCGGTCTGGAAAGGAGATTGAGAAAGCAGAAGGGGAGTGTAAGTTGGAGGATTCTCATGTGAGGTGAATAAGATGAACAGAAGAGTTCAACGCAAGTAAAGGTAAGAACCTGGCTGTCAAATGGGCTTTTAATTTCAAAGGGCCCATCAACGCCCACCGGGAAGCAAATCGATGAGTCGTTTCCTGAAAAGCTCATAGGAAATCCCTGCGCCATGATTCAGCACGTTCCGCGAAGACCTTGACCGGCGTCACCTGTACTAGTGCGCAACCTGCAAGCGGATTACCATAGAGGGAAACTATAAATCATCCGCGGGAGGTTCCCGTGGTTGAAAGTGAAATCACGAAAGAACCTCAACCTGATGGCGCGCGATCATTACTCATTAAGGTTCTGCATCTAATGCTCCCGATGCTCGCGTACAGAATCAATTGCAGCTGATTATATAAGCTGCTGACGATTTCTGGTGGGACGGGGAACGCGATTAGAAGCAGAAGGGAGGTCAGCGGAATGAGTAATTACTATTCATCGCGCATATTTATGCATTCGCGCGCTAAGTAACTTCTCACGCTTAGTTAGCGCTGTCTACAGAGCGGTACAATAGTTGCGGCGGGTCTCCCCTTGGAACGTGTGTACGTGCCAACgccacgacgacgacaaaaacaacaacatcaagCATATATCAGCTCGCCAAGTGGCGTCCCCCGTCCTGTAATGAGTCTCTTTTTATTATTAATCTACATCTCCAAGCCAGCGAACCGCTTAGGCCAATGATGGAGTAATCGCGTGATTACCACCGCCGCGCGCCAGAGGTTTTGCATACGGATGACATTTCTGGCGAATCGAACAGGTGACTTAATCGCCACCTCCGAGCAGCGCAGTGATTCCCTTCGCCGCGATCGAAGCACGCCACTTGTGATGAAGGTCACACGTGGTGCACTGTTCCCGCTTGATCGAGCCTGCTACGATTAGTCATCTTTGATCGGATCGGACGGGCAATCTGTCAGAAGATTAGTGGAGGGGTTTTTTTTCATCGCCTTCACGATAGATAGACCCTTTGCAAAATAATCGACTATGACAGTGTGTGgcatggttgttttttttttttcatttaattaacTAAATGCATTCTTCTATCTTAAATTCATGTTACTATTTGTAGCATAGAATTTTCACAAGGAAATCAGAGTAAAACAGCGCAACAGCTTCCACATTGCGGTTTGCAGCCTACTTTTCGCCGACAAGTTCCGTACGGCAATCACATTTTCACATTGTCAACTCTCATTGCCCGCGGAGTGTATTCTGAGCGAGTGCCGACGCCTGCTTCGCTCCGGCGAACTTCACCGCGGTTATGCAATCGTAAATTAAATGGCTGCCTTTGATGACAACCGTGAGCGCGGGTCGCCGCCGCCGACGATTCGCGGACTGTCATGTGACAGAATTCTGAGCCGTTCTGGTCGCGTGTGTCCGTCAATCCGCCAGCAGAAGGTCGGCTTGGCCACGTTGTGATTTATGAAATCTCCTAACTCAATGGGGCAACGGTTGGCAGGTTGCGATGATTACATGCGGACGccatttttgttattgtatttattcaatttgaaaatgagctgTCATTAATCATACACACAAAACACGATGCGCTTTTCTCATTGCATGCATGCACCGGGGCCAAGGGGGTGCAACGCACGCGACGTAGCCTACTTAGGGACGGCCTTAACGATGGCGACGACATGCAATTTAGTGCGTCCAGCAAGGTTAGGAAACTTCTCGTTTGTCATCCAAGATGGCGCTGGCTCGTTGAAGGATGATACCTCATTATTGCAAGCGGTTTCTGTTCAGAGTGTAAGTGGTAGTTACTGTCACACTGAGTGCACGTCAAAATCTTTCGAAACAGCTTTATTAACAATTTGCACAAGATACCTTTAAGAGGGCGTAACagagaaaatacattttttcgtcCGACTGATTCACCACCCATGTCCATGCCGCTCGGTTTCTGTTATCTGCCaacattgcaaatatttgtaACGTGAATGGCTTTCTGGTGTTTGTCAAGTGCGATAAAAACAGGCTGTAACCGAGAATAGAGACCCGATACGTGCACAAGATGGCATATTTGTGGCGTGATTCAACCACCTCGCGATTTCGAATGACTTGTCCAGGGCGGTGCGTGAACGAATTTGTTGAAAACTGTCAAATCGTCTTCCAAAATGTTGGTTGAACGGCTCGTGAGAAAAAAACGTAAGGCGCCATCTTGGTTTaacccaaaacaaacaaaactcgCTTCGCGCAACGCTAGTGAGGATAAAGGTGGGGAAGTGTCAAAAGCATAAAAAGCGTAAAAAAAGGTTCGAAAGTGCGTTCTATTTGCATTTCAGATTATCGGGGTCAGCGCTTTGAGTTTGTGTATTGTGGTGGCGATAACGGCGCCTACTGCGCGTATCTCCAGTGTTGCCGTTCATTCAGAGTTCTAGTTTACTGGAGAATCGATTACGGCGTCGTGATTCATAAAATACGACTTCCTCCAGAGTTAGAATCGGTTCTCACACACATCACTGGCAAACTCAATAAATAACTAGCCGTTGATGGGTGTGTACCGAACCGGACTGCACAGCTGCAATCGCTTTTACTCAGGTCGCGAACGCATCAGCGCAGTGCGATTGAGATCTCAATCCAATTAGACTGTCAAATGGCTCCTTCATTTGAATCTCTCAGTCATCGCGGCGGCAGACGGAGCAAAATCCAAGCAATCTTCGACTCGGACTCCACAGAGTTGGCCTACTTTTTAGTCTGCAGCAAGCCGTGTGAATTTGCATAGCTGACTCCTTGTCGCGCCTACTTTGACGACGGCGACAAAGTGCAAATTTATGTTAAAGGCACTCGCAGATGATCAACGACGGACGGACGGATACTCCGAAATTGGACTTCTCTTCTGAGCACGGGGTCAGATGGTCCTGCGTGCTTGTCGTTAGTGTGTACGTGTTAATTAGAATGCATCACGAGTTTGGGTACggttatataaattttcataaaccgGCATACCCTGCATCTTTTGGACCCAAGAAGCGAAGCTGAACTTCCGTGCTGATGAAGACATCCATAATTCATAAAGATCTTCTCTTCTTCAACAAAAACCATAAAAGAAAGATTCCAGGAGGGAAAAGCCGTGCCCTTCTACCAGGAAGTCACGCTGCAGTGCTGCCAACTTTGTTCGGAATGTGTAAATTGAACTGGATCAGCAAGCAAACGCGACCGGGACGATAACCGACGACGATCCGGTCATGTCCACGGTGCAACTTTGTTGACTCAGGCTATTCTCACATTTCTCTCTAGATTGCAACGTTCTATCCCTTGCTAGGGAGAAAATCAGTTTCAAAGTCATCAACCGACGTCCATGAACTTTGGAATCTCGAACAAATTGTTCGAGTTccatgatacatttttttgtaaaacgtaccatgcaatttgaacactttgttcgtggttccgattTCCGATTtttatgaacgcttgttcacgattttagaaGCTGATTTTTTAGTGTACAAAACAATCACTCAAAAGATTAGGTCAGGGTGGGTCGTCATTTCCTTTTCATCCTATTTATATACAACTCTTTGAGAATGTTTAGTAATGGAGATCTAcactctcaaataaaattacacgTTTTAGTGTATTATTtactcaaatttcaacaaaagttCGCTTTTTACAtagttttatgtaaatttttattagGTTTAAGAGAAATAAGTGGTGCTAGTAAAAGTGGCATTtaaaatgaacgaaaaatcttacacaccttaagttttttttttgaaaaggtccaataaaccaaatttacagtttttgctttttgggtgtttttgaaaccggctTGATtcaggggtatttaaaaacacacaaaaagcaaaaactgaaaatttggtttattggaccttttcaaaaaaaaaaaaaaaaatccagacgtGTAGAACTCattcaacattcaaaaaaacaaaagtcattGAACGAAAACAAAGTAGCTGTTCTCTGGAAAAAGGGCGAACATGACTCCTCGCGTCGTCAGTAGATCGCACCTCCAGGGTCTCCTACGAGACACCATCGAACGCGCTTGGGGTCGACTGATTATCGCCTGATTTGTGCTTTAGTGGCTACGGTAATTTGCTACCGCGAAGCTCACGACCCAAGCAAGCAGAgtgttttgcttttatttttacgACTGACACATGTTAATATGATAGTTTGCAGTCCTGATCACGATTCATTCGTGTGACTTTGAGCCCACAAACGTCCAAAATCGGCCATAATTGAAGCACTTTGTTGCAGGGTTTGGGGCTCAACCTCAAATTACGTACAATTTAGTGTTTTTGTTTCCTGAATGCAAACGCAGCAAAAACCATCCAAGTGATCTTCTTCCCGCTGAGAAATTCAACGCCCCGACCAGATCTTGTAACCCTGATTTTGTTCTACCAGCAGACTGACTGATCGGGACGGTACATTTCTCAAAGGGTTGGAAGTGTTGCCAGTGTGCACGCCGATTAAAACCGATTGACAAATCAATTTCGCAAGATCATTTCCACCGGGTGAGCACAGCACTCAAAGTGGGCAAACctcaaaaagtgcaaaaataacACAAAGCTGAGCCCAACACAATgctactgcaaaaaaaaaaaaaaaaaaaacagcgagagagaaaaaaacagaCAAACTTGCAGCTCATAACCGCACATTAAAACATGAGCAAGCAGAAATGACAGACAAATTAAATTAGCATGCACTTTTCTTCCCTGCCTCCGGTGCTTGTTTCCTTCCTCCGTAGAGTGCCTCCCAAAGCATTGACTGTCAGACTGCGCCAACGCGACTTAGTGAGTTG
Encoded here:
- the LOC6035406 gene encoding LOW QUALITY PROTEIN: thyroid receptor-interacting protein 11 (The sequence of the model RefSeq protein was modified relative to this genomic sequence to represent the inferred CDS: inserted 2 bases in 2 codons), coding for MSWLKLNDSLNKVKGQITSFAQEVLAEGIVEEETEEDVEGRRFNPIKELEQAKDQIGQLTGLCATQDQEIATLRKQIAEFQQLKTEQALPSSKLLAKDSPSLTDQNAGPSTSAHQPPVPAASALEDSWFWDPEQNVSSTSSSSKKDDDPENDSPRSGADLTTIPLEPPATEGEIIERLHRQLTDKSQQLKKQMLENALLNENLTQMSGENRELNENIEELDRQHELVVENLLTAKKSLQDRCSQLEEELRIKQGEASLTKELDELKVSYGKLEQSYVNSCQESVRLKAELERIVVENIDAVAGLEGEITELKKTLEESQNSSEAVDHKLNSLAGENAKLDEQITTLKDENEQLGKKLEQMTTQSEQLAIAEDECKQLKRELEEFKRKSEEDAFVALDQTELEELRKNYEALTAEVERWKTDCDRLQEDNLVLQKKLEERKPDETQVAQLQQEVSELQNELRSVIIDNSVQLDAKEKEWQEKLNFVKAENSRIQHSKDTLEADLMQYEKECGNLMKNNDLLIAEIDNLKXQKLETINENAEDSIVILERQLEESTMLNKSLEDEYQEVNKKLEEVLEEREELDAKVENYQKTLEEKTRIVYDLRMTVEALEAEKAHLLFEVNEAKAKESTSEELDELEQHKLQVEDLRAQLSTFNEDHASLVLKLQQLQQTSIENTRNSEAKLSECKAELEAKETVIKQLQTDLLRVSETASETTNEGAAKVLEERLEAEASKATVLAVEKDEVEEKLAKVVEELDRVRVEFEEASKSNATKVAELTQAVEGITQQKDNLVQLVTVKHNENVQYHAEIQRLSQLLQTELAAKNEAKADSDECSSLRERLAQLEAETAKLADFDKMADQIQFLREKSDILTNNLLIEQNNQKVLQQEKQEVIEQKNGLAKDLXRLRQHLLEIEEAHTLETVELQQRYDEARGKLQTLEEDVKRSSNAQKSASIRANQHAETLQAQYHLLQQQRDELAAKLSAADDRDYKNLASLTNLQVALEQFQNNKERDIELATLAIRRDLEQAQAREMALKGDIRQLQQQLADAKNGLLAAARISDQLEIAQVTVASLREELSKSNDRYLQLEGRLQATEANQADKVEKSLVKNLVIGYVVAPNQNDKHQILKLISAVLTMDQNECTKVGLNKSGGGWFNSILGSGAAATNYNKESLTEAFVKFLEKESTPRPPNPAGSSLLNIMANQPSPPSTHPSRTTTPTQAQSAAPPSAADQVPVTPVQPVILLGGPTEFQPQRSSSSILKDILSDS